The DNA window TGCGGTCGCCTGTGCGCGCTCGCGTGTCGACACGTGCACCTCTTCGAAACACAGTGCGCGCTATCTCACAAAACGTGCCGCCTGCTGTGCCTGACGAAGGCCGAGCGGGATCAAAGGCGAGCTCTGCACGCCAGCAAAATAGTTCTGTTCGTCGTTGGAGAGGGATTGGCCATGACGTACAAAGTAGAGAGGCATTGCGTTTTTCCGGTGTGCTCTACTGTTCAATGAAACTGAGCGCACTGCCAGACGGATGGCAGCGTGCTCTGCTCGCGGTCAAATGTTCTACATGATTGCCCGGCAACGCTTGCCCTATCAGAGCCGGATCCACCAACTGTTGCATGCTGGCGTGTGCCGAATGCGTTGCAAACCGGGTTGAACAGCTGGAAGTCGTAGGCCGCGTGCGGCGCGGACTGCAGATACGGCGCAAGGAACTGATCGTCATCGCCTTTATCGGTGTCGTCGCCGGTGATCACTTGGCCGAACACATACATCCCGGAGCGGATGTCTGCATCGAAGATGCGATTGAGATGATCTATAAGGCCATGTGCTTGGGTCCGGACATCGCATAAACGTGTGTGTGGTTGCATGTTGAAGCGGTACGTCGTTGCAGATGCATGTGCGATGCCAGTGTTGCCGAGCGGCATCCAGGCCGCAAGCACAGGACAGCCGATGCAGTCGCTTGGCGGAGAGCGGTGAACCGACTGTGCATCTGTCGTTGTCTCTGCTGCTCTGCGTACTGGACGATGCGCGAGCTCATCCCGCACGCCAGGATCGCGTGCGGGCCGCTAAACTGTGCGCACACCCACCGGTCACCGATGCTCATGCGCAATCCACTGCAAGAACAGCTGCTAAAGGCTGGGCTGGTCAAAAAAGCCCAGGTGGACAAGGTCGCGCGCGAGCAGTTCAAGCAGCGTCATGCCAAGGGTGTGGCGGTGGCGCCTGCGGACGCGGACAAGGTCGATGCGGCGCGTCTGCAGGCCGAACGCGCCGAACGCGATCGTGCGCTGGCCGAAGAGCGCAATGTCCAGTTGCGCCGTCAGGAAGCGTTGGCCCAGGTTCGGCAGATCGTGAAGACCAGCAAGGTCAAGCGCGAAGGCGAGATCGCCTACCGTTTTAACGATGGCAGCGTCATCCGCAGCGTATTGGTCAACCCAACGCTGCGCAACCAGTTGGCCGGTGGCGCATTGGTGATCGTGCGCTACGGCGATGGCTTCGAGCTGATCCCGCGCGCGGCCGCAGACAAGGTCTATAGCCGCGATGCAGAGACTGTGGTGCTGGATCATGGCCGCAACAGCGCGCCGACATCGGCGGACAGCGACGACGACGATTACAGCCAGTTCAAGGTGCCGGACGATCTGATCTGGTAAGTGGCCGCGTGTCAAGCTGCGCGCTACCCTGGCTTTCTTTGTCACTACTCATCTGGTCATGTCGATCGTTCTTACGCCGTTCGCCCGTACCCGTTTGTTTCCGCGCGATGGCCGTCGCACTGCCATCCAGGGCTGCACGCCCGAGCAATTCGTCCAGCGGCTCAATGACGAAATGCCGCTGCGCGTGATTGAAGGCTATGCACCGTTTTGCCAGTTGCATGTGCACCGTAACTGGACCCCGACCCGCTGCCTCACTGCGCCCATCACCGACGACAATCGGCACCTGTTGCGTTCCGGCTATGAAGCGCGCAGCAGGCAGGAATTGCCGGTGCTGGTGCGTTGGTTCGAAGGTGTCGAGCCGCCGGTGGCCGGATACCTGCTGCCCATCCTCTACAGTGGCGATCAGTTGGCCAAGGAAGGCTCGCCCATCGCTGCGGAGTGGGGCGTGGTCGGCTGTCTCTACACCGCCGAGCCGGACGAAATCCCGATGGCGCCGATCACCATGTTGCGTAATGCATTGGGGGTGGAAGAAGGCGGCTCCGGCGTTCCACTGGATCGTGACGCGTATCGGCGCAGCGTGGCGTTTTGGGAGCGCAACGCGAATTGGCGCCCGTAGCCGGTATGCGTCTGGCTCCCTGCGCAGTTTTCTCGCGCAGTGAGCGAGGTGCTTGCCGGACGCTCACCTGCACAGCGATGCAGTGCGGTGCCGTGTTGTTGCAGCGAGAGTGCAGGTCGTAATTCGGCAGGCTTTCTAGAACCGATATTCGGCATTCACCGACGCCATATCGCTGCTCAGGTCTACATCGAATTTCTTGGCGTTGTAATGGTCGTAGTTCACGCCGAGGCTGAAATGCTCGCCCAGGTTGTAACCGACGCCTGCGCCCGCATACCATGACAGCTTGTCCAGATCGGAGCGATCGGACACTGTGTCCTCGCTCAGGCCATGGCCCTTCCAGCCGTAGAGTCCGCCGCGTATTCCGGCGTACCACTTGTCCCCCAGTGCGAATCGCTGGTTCAGGCCAACGGTCCAGCCATGAAGCTCGCTTTCATCCTCGATCACCGAGCCGCCGTTGAAAAGATTGCTTGCCTGAATATTGCCCAGATCGTTGTAACCCACCTCAAGGCCGATCGACAGCCAAGGAAATAAGACGTTCCGGCGATAACCGACGGAAACGCTGTAGCCGGTATCGCCTCCATCGTAGGCTCCGCTCTTGAGCGACGTACGGCCGGCGCCACCGTTGACGAACCAACCTGTACCGTCGGCATAGGTCTGTGCAAACACATCGGGTGCTGCCGTCATTGCCAGCGCCGAAAGGGCCAAAGCGACCATGGTGTTCTTCATGAGCATTTCTCTCGAGTGTGCGAGTACGGGGAGTGATGCACGCAGGTATCCGGTGACAGAGGATGAGCGTGGCGACGCGACGTTATCCAGCTGAGTTTGGAAAGTTGTTAGGCGCAGTCACGGGCGCTGGGCAGCCGGTGTCCTCACAAATGTCTTTGGGTGGGAGCGCCCTGGTCGGTTGCTTCGCCGCTACGCATACAGCTGCGCTCTGCGTCGTAGGGAGTGGAATTTCATTTGGGATGGTGGTAGATATAAAGCAGTTGCACATGGCTTTAGAGCGGCTAACAAAATGACTGCGCCGCCGCCAGGCGAGCGCGGCCGGTGCTCGAAATCGGCATGTACCACGCGTACACTCCGGTTGCTCCGCGCCGTCCGCACCCACCTGATGACTGCTCGCTGCGTTTTGTTAGCTGCTCTTAGTCCTACTGTGTCATAAATAGGTTATCCTGCAAGCAGTCTCTCCCACGGCGGGATCGTGATGGCCGCAGTCAGCAACAAAGCGCGTTTCTCCGCTTATCTCGATGAACTCTCCGCTGCGCTCGGTCATGCTGACCGCACTGCGGGCCTGCGAGGCTATTGCAGTGCGTTGATGCTGCCTTTGGAGCGCAAGAGTGTTGAGCCCCTGGCTGCTCATCTGGATCCGCTTCGAACCAGGGCTCGCCATCAAGCCTTGCACCACTTCGTGGCCAAATCAGAGTGGTCCGATGCGGCCATGTTGGAGCGGGTTCGTCAGTACGTTTCGTCGCTGCTGGATTTGAAAGACGAGGTGTACTGGATCGTGGGCGACACGGGTTTTCGCAAGAAGGGCAGGTATTCGGTCGGTGTGGCCCGACAGGACTGCGGCGAGATCGGCAAGCAGGACAATTGCCAGGTGGCCGTGAGCGTATCGTTGGCGACGCCGGCAGCGAGCATTCCGATCGCTTTCAGGCTGTATCTGCCTGAAGACTGGGCCAGCGATGCAGCACGCCGGGGAAAAGCGGGAATTCCCCACGAGATTGAGTTCGCGACCAAACCGCAGATCGCACTGGCGCAGATGAAAGCAGCCCATGCCACGGGAGTGGCGCGCGGCACGGTGTTGGCCGATGCAGCCTATGGCAGCAATACGGCCTGGCGTGACGCGCTGGCTTGCCTGGAACTGAACTATGCGGTGGGAATCGTGTCGAGCGTGAAAGTCTGGCCGCCCGGACAAAGGCCCGAATCGCCGGCGGCGTGGAAAGGCCAAGGCCGACCTCCGGTTCGCCATCGTCGTACAGCCGACCATCAGCCACAGTCGGTGCAAGCGCTGGCGCTGTCGTTACCCTCCCGCGCCTTCAGGACAGTCGCGTGGCGGGAAGGCGGCAACGCACCGTTGTCGGGACGTTTCGCCGCCGTACGCGTACGTGCAGCACAAGGTGATCGCTTGCGTCAGGAGGAATGGCTGTTGATCGAATGGCCCAAAGGCCAAGACAGGCCGACCCGATACTTTCTGTCCAACCTGCCGGCAAACACGCCGCGCAAGGATCTGGTAAGGACGGTCAAGGCGCGCTGGCGGATTGAACGCGATTATCAGGATCTGAAACAGGAATTTGGCCTGGATCACTACGAAGGCCGTGGCTGGCGGGGCTTCCATCATCACGCGACGTTATGCATCGCTGCCTATGGGTACCTGGTTGCTGAACGCTTGCGCGGGGCGCATCAAAAAAAACCCTCGGAATGCGCGGAATCTCCCTTACCCGAGAAGTACCGACCGCGCGGCAAGGCAATCGCGCGCCCAGCGCCACGCGAGCGACTCGATCGCGACGCTGCGCTGGACAATCGCCATGGACATCGCAGCGGCACTACTTGACGGGATGCCTCCGCATCTGCGGATTTAATGACACAGTAGGATTAGGGAAGCGCTGAACAACTCACGACGTGGCGAATGAAATCAGAATGTTGCTCAAACGCGACAACCGTCCATACTGAAACTCAAGCGCTTATGCATAGTGGCGATTGTTTGAGTTGTTGATCTAAAGCGCATGCAAGCGTTGTTCAGAGCTTCCCTGGAGAGGAGCGCTGTTATAGGCCGCATTGTGAGCGAGCGTTGGAACAGGAGAATCACATGACCTTGCAGGTCATCGGCGCCGGCCTTGGTCGAACCGGCACTTTGTCGTTGAAGTTCGCGCTCGAACATCTGGGGTTCGGGCCCTGCTACCACGCGACCGAGGTTGCCGCGACCATGCGGAGGTCGGTGCCGCTGTGGAACGCAGTCGAACGCGGAGCGCCTGACTGGAAGGCGATTTTCGCTGGCTATCGATCGACCACCGATCATCCAGGCTGCTATTACTGGCAACAGCTGATGGATGTTTACGACCAAGCCAAGGTGATCCTAACGGTGCGTGATCCCGATAGCTGGTTCGATTCAGTAACTCATACGATCCTGGCACCCAATCGCAAAAGCACGTTTCTTGGCCCGGAGGGTGAAACGTTCAGTAGGTTCCTGAAGCATCATTTCGTCGATCATATGGACGATAGCGCCTTCATGGCCGAGTGAACCGCCCCGGGATTTCGGGAGGCTCCAACTCTTGAGAAGATGGAGCGATGAGCAAGACGAAGTATTCACCGGAAGTACGAGCGCGCGCGGTTCGGCTGGTGCGGGAGCATCAGGGGGAGTACGGCTCGCAGTGGGCGGCGATCGAGTCGATTGCCGGGAAGATTGGCTGTTCGTCGCAGACGCTGTGCAACTGGGTGCGGCAGGCCGAGCGTGATGCTGGCGAGCGTTCGGGATTGAGCACGGACGAGCGTGCGCAGTTGAAGACACTGCTGCGGGAGAATCGTGAGCTGCGGCAGGCCAACGAGATCCTGCGCAAGGCCAGCGCGTATTTTGCCTAGGCCGAGCTCGACCGCCGCTTCAAGCCCTGACCACGTTCGTGACCGAACATTGCGATGTTCACGGGGTCGAGCCAATCTGCAAGGTGCTGCAGGTTGCCCCGTCGACGTATTACCGCCACGCGCAGCGGGAAGTGGACGCGAACTTGCGCCCGAAGCGCTGGTGGAAGGACCAGGCGCTGCGCCCGCAGATCCGGCGGGTATGGGAGCAGAACCGACAGGTGTACGGGGTGCGCAAGGTCTGGCGGCAGCTCAAGCGCGAGGGCTATGCGGTGGCCCGCTGCACGGTGGAGCGACTGATGGGCGCACTTGGCCTGCGCGGCGTGGTGCGGGGGAAGGTGGTCAAGACCACGATCAGCGACAAGCGGCCGTGCCCGCTGGACAAGGTGAACCGACAGTTCCATGCGCCGTCGCCGAACCGACTGTGGGTCAGCGACTTCACCTATGTCTCGACCTGGGCCGGGTTCGTGTACGTGGCCTTCGTGATCGACGTGTACGCACGGCGGATCGTGGGCTGGAAGGTGTCGCAGACGGCGCACACGGACTTCGTGCTGGACGCGCTGGAGCAAGCGTTGCATGCGCGGCGGCCCACCGAAGGCGGCCTGATCCACCACTGCGACCGCGGCGTGCAGTATGTGTCGATCCGCTACACCGAGCGGCTGGCCGACGCCGGGATCGAGCCGTCGGTGGGCAGCGTGGGCGATAGCTAAGACAACGCGCTGGCCGAGACGATCAACGGGTTGTACAAGGCTGAGGTGATCCACCGGCGCTCATGGCGCAATCGCCAGGACGTCGAACTGGCCACGCTGGATTGGGTGGACTGGTACAACCACAAACGCTTGCTGGGGTCGATCGGGAACATTCCGCCAGCGGAAGCCGAAGAGGCTTACTATCGACAACAAGCCGGTTACGCCAAAGCGGCGTGACTCAAACCAAACGGCCTCCCAACTTCCCGGGGCGGTTCATATCAGCGCATTTCGATAGGCAACTTCGCTTTGGACTTTTGCCGCCCAAGCAGAATTAGTAAAAATAGGGCTTGCTACTTAATCTTGACTCAATAGTGCATAGATTCACCTCATTATTCTAGAAAATGAATAAAGGTTGTAAAACCTCCAATTGGGAGGTGAGTTCAGCCACCTTAAAAGCCGCCGAAGCTGCGCGTTAAGAGTGTCCATGAGCATGGCGAGATGTCGCACACGCTTCCAGCCTGATGCTGTAGACCGCAGTTGCTCGTAATCCATGCACGTGAAGTGCACCGGATTATTTTAAGAAAATTTTAACCATGCATGGGAGTTGATCATGTTAAAGGCCAAGTCAGTTATTCCAAAATATTCATCGTTTGAAACATCAGAAACATCGGCGGATTCGGTGAGCGCTGAATTTAATAATAATAAATCAATTATTGATGGGAAGGAAAGTGACACTTCACGCTTTTCAGTGCTGAGCTCCTCATTGTCACCTGCTCCACAACGCGCTCTTAAATTTAAGAAAAGCTATAGCGCAGCAACTATTGATGGGAAAATATATCATCCCAATGAAAAAACAGATTCAAGCATAGTTGACTTTCTTTCTCAGTCTTTGTCGAACAATGCCTATCGTTCGGAAAAACACCTCCGTAGGCGTGCGCTTGCATATATAAACCATATAAATGCCGAGAATAAAATTATTTCTAATGCTTGCTTCGCAATGAAAGATGTAAGCTCATTTGCTCACAAACAGTCAGAATGGCTTTGCCATCTAGAGCGTAGCTCATGGAAAGATGAGCCTGCGCTACAACGTCGTGACCGTCAACAGCTTGGCGATGAGATCCTTGGACTCAAACAACCGGATGCACAATCCCCTTATGCCAAGGCACGTGTTTGGAGAATCTCGGACCAGGCAGCGTCCGCTTTTGCGATGATGTTGAAAGGAGAATTGGGCCCATTCACTAAAGAGCAAGTAAAAACAGGCTTTGAACTGTGTCAAGAGGGCGAATTGTTGGCGGGACGTTTAAAAATACAGGCGAGAATGGCGTTTCGCTTGAAGAATCGCCACGACGCTAACCGCTCGGGGACACATTCAGTTAAGAGCACATCAGGCATGCATCTGTCCAACGATGTAGGCACCCAGATCCGCGAATTCTTTCAGATTCCAGTTATGTCGGGAACATCAGGGACATCGTCGGACGTGGTTATCGCTGCCCGCTATGCAGCTATGCATTCAGGTCTTCAATGGTCCGCGCCAGAGTTGACCATTGATCAAGCGAAAGACGCTTTAATTGATTTGTCGTTGGATTTCTTCAGGCAAAATAGCCCTGCTATAGTAATGGCCCTACGTATGAATAGCCTACGAAAGAACCAA is part of the Xanthomonas fragariae genome and encodes:
- a CDS encoding DUF2058 domain-containing protein; protein product: MRNPLQEQLLKAGLVKKAQVDKVAREQFKQRHAKGVAVAPADADKVDAARLQAERAERDRALAEERNVQLRRQEALAQVRQIVKTSKVKREGEIAYRFNDGSVIRSVLVNPTLRNQLAGGALVIVRYGDGFELIPRAAADKVYSRDAETVVLDHGRNSAPTSADSDDDDYSQFKVPDDLIW
- a CDS encoding DUF3228 family protein, yielding MSIVLTPFARTRLFPRDGRRTAIQGCTPEQFVQRLNDEMPLRVIEGYAPFCQLHVHRNWTPTRCLTAPITDDNRHLLRSGYEARSRQELPVLVRWFEGVEPPVAGYLLPILYSGDQLAKEGSPIAAEWGVVGCLYTAEPDEIPMAPITMLRNALGVEEGGSGVPLDRDAYRRSVAFWERNANWRP
- a CDS encoding IS701 family transposase — translated: MAAVSNKARFSAYLDELSAALGHADRTAGLRGYCSALMLPLERKSVEPLAAHLDPLRTRARHQALHHFVAKSEWSDAAMLERVRQYVSSLLDLKDEVYWIVGDTGFRKKGRYSVGVARQDCGEIGKQDNCQVAVSVSLATPAASIPIAFRLYLPEDWASDAARRGKAGIPHEIEFATKPQIALAQMKAAHATGVARGTVLADAAYGSNTAWRDALACLELNYAVGIVSSVKVWPPGQRPESPAAWKGQGRPPVRHRRTADHQPQSVQALALSLPSRAFRTVAWREGGNAPLSGRFAAVRVRAAQGDRLRQEEWLLIEWPKGQDRPTRYFLSNLPANTPRKDLVRTVKARWRIERDYQDLKQEFGLDHYEGRGWRGFHHHATLCIAAYGYLVAERLRGAHQKKPSECAESPLPEKYRPRGKAIARPAPRERLDRDAALDNRHGHRSGTT
- a CDS encoding porin family protein — encoded protein: MKNTMVALALSALAMTAAPDVFAQTYADGTGWFVNGGAGRTSLKSGAYDGGDTGYSVSVGYRRNVLFPWLSIGLEVGYNDLGNIQASNLFNGGSVIEDESELHGWTVGLNQRFALGDKWYAGIRGGLYGWKGHGLSEDTVSDRSDLDKLSWYAGAGVGYNLGEHFSLGVNYDHYNAKKFDVDLSSDMASVNAEYRF